TCATGCTCATCCCGCCGTTTTCCACAGATTGCGGGCTCAACATCACTGTCGGCAGCAACGTCTTCATCAACCAGGGCTGCCACTTCATGGATATGGGTGGCATCACCATCGGCGACGACGTCATGATCGGCCCCAAGGTCAACCTCGTCTCCGCCGGCCATCCCGTCGCCCCGTCCGAGCGGCGCAACGGCATCGTCGCCAAGCCGATCGTCATCGGCAACAACGTCTGGATCGGCGCGGCCGCCACCATCCTTCCGGGCGTCACGATCGGCGACAATGCCGTCATCGCCGCCGGCGCCGTCGTCAGCCGCGACGTACCGGCCGATACCCTGGCAGCCGGCGTTCCGGCCCGGGTGCTCAAGCATCTCTGAGATCGCGCCGGATTTTCCGAACCTCTCTGTCGAAATCGGCGTTCCCCGTTCGACCACAAGATGAAGCAGGCCGAAGTGCCTCGCACCGGACCCAGAGGAGACCATCATGACCGAGTACCTCGTCGCCATCCATCACCCCGACAACTACGATCCCGCCAGCGAAGACCAGGCCATGCGCGATGACATCACGGCGCTCAATGTCGAGATGAAAACCGCGGGCATCCGCGTCTTCGTGGGCGGCCTCCAGCCGGTTTCCACGGCGAAATCCATACGCGCCAGGCCGGACGGCAAGCTGCTGGTCACCGATGGCCCCTACATGGAAACCAAGGAGCATATCGGCGGCTTCTGGGTGCTGGAGCTCGCCAGCCTCGATGAAGCCCTCGAATGGGGCCGCAAGGCCGCCATCGCCTGCCGCGCCCCGGTCGAGGTTCGCCCGTTCGGCAAGGCCTGACGCCGGCGAATCCTCCCGCCGGCCGAGGCACATCCTGGTCGGCGTCGCCCTGGTCGTTTACCCAGTGCGGGCGCCGCTTTTCGCCTGTAGGTTCCCGCGCTTTCGTTCGACGCTCTGGGGGGCAGAATGCTGCGCATCGCTACGGTTGTTGTTCTGGGGCTGCTTGCCGCTGCCCCAGCTGTCGCGGCTGAGAAACACGGGGCCTATCTCCTCCCGGCCGAGCAGAGCACCAGCGTCTCGCTGGCACATCACGCGGCAACCGGATTGCAGGCGGCATTCGTCGGATATGGCGAGGGCAACGGCAACCGGCTCTACTACGCCGTCTGCGCAAGCGGTGGCTGCGAGAAGAACGAGGATTGGCGGAGCGTTTCCCTGGAGCTGCCGCAGGCAGTCAAGGCGCAGCTCGCGCTGACGCCCGAAGGCAAGCCGCGCATCCTGGGGGCGGGATGGAACCCCGAACAGGCCAACGGCACCAATTACTACTTCGCCCAGTGCGACGAGGATTGCCTCGACGCCGGCAACTGGCAGATCGGCAGGATCGCCTCGACTGCCGATGGCCTCATGTCCAATATCGGCCGCAGCCGGCTGCCCGAGCGCACCTTCGCCCTCGATGAACACGGCAAGCCCCGCTTCATGGTCTCGGACTCCAACTATTTCGTCGAGCCTGACCATTACGGCGGTTTCTACATGGCCTGCGACGAAGACTGCACGCAGGCTGGCAACTGGACCGAGACCAACCTCTCCAACCAGCACGGCTACAACACCGAAAGCTTCAGCTATCCCGTGCTGGCCCTCGGGCCGGGCGGCGGGGCGCGGGTGATCGCCGGCGTCTACGCCTTCGACGAGGAGGGCAACGACCTGCCGGACGGGCTCTACTATTACGAGTGCGACGGGGATTGCTCGACGCGCGCGAACTGGAAGCGGACGCGGGTCATCGAGCAAGGCAGCGGCTCCTATCCCAATCCGACCTGGAGCATGGACCTGACCTCCGACGGCCGGCCGCGCGTGGCGCTCTTCACCGGTTACGGCGTCGATGTCGAAGGGCTGGATAAGCAGCTGCTCTACATCTATTGCGACGAGGATTGCACCAAAGCCGATGGTGAGAACTGGTTCGGCTATCCTCTTGGTCTCGGCGACGGGATCGGGGAGAGTCCGAGCATCAAGCTCGATGGCTCAGGCATTCCGCACATCGCCTTCACCACCGATGGCTTCGAGCTCGGCTATACGAGCTGCACGACCGACTGCGAAAACTCCGAGGCGGCGCGTTGGACCTCGGATTTCGCCGAACGCGCCGAGACCGCAGCCTCAGATCGCCCGACGGCCATCCCCTTCACCTGCGACGGCGAAGTGTGGAACGGCATGGCGCCGAGCCTTGCGCTCGCCGCCGGCAAGCCGGTGATCGGCTACGACCTCGCCGTGGAAGCGCGCTGCCTCTACAAGGAATGGGGCAAGCCGCAGATCGTCTACGAATTCCACGAGATCTGGCGCGGCTCGCGGGTTCTCCGCCCGTAGCGCGCCGTCAGCGCGCGCCCAGAACCGCGGCGCACGCCTTGGGCAGGTCCGCCAGCGTCAGCGGCGGGGCCGGCGGGCTGGTGCTCGGCTTGTAGGGCGCATCGGTGAACCAGTAGTCGAGCTCCTCGCCGCAGCCATCGCCGGCAGGAGCCGGATTCTGGTCGAGGCACGAGGCGACGCCGGGCGGGCAGGAGAGGCGAACGTGGAAGTGGTCGTCGTGCCCGTACCAGGGCCGGATTTTCTGCAGGAAGCTCCGGTCGCGCCACTTGGTCTCGCAGAGGGAGCGCTTGATGCCGGGCGCCACGAAGATGCGCGCCACGCCGGGCAGTTGCGCGGCGCGATAGAGCAGCAGTCGCTCTGCCTCGCCGAAGTGCCTGGGGTCGATCTGCCGCGTCCCCTTCTTGAGCACTGAAATGGCCGAGATGGTCTCGCGCTCCTTGGCGCTCAGCGTATGGTCAGGCATCGGCTGCAGCCAGATGTCGACATCGAGGCCGATCTGGTGCGAGGCATGTCCGCTCTTCATCGGCCCGCCGCGCGCCTGGCCCATGTCGCCCACGAGCAGCCCCCGCCAGCCATCCTGCGTCGAGGACTGCGCCAGCGCCTCGATATACTGAACCAGCTCGGGCGTGCCCCAGCGGCGATCGCGCGAGAGGCGCATTGCCTGCCAGTTGGGGCCGTCTGCCGGCAATTGCACGGCGCCGGCAATACAGCCCTTGGCATAGCCGCCCACCGGTATCGAGGGGCCCTCGGTCGGGTGGTCGACAGCGCCGAAAAGGTCGCGCGCCGGCTGTTGCGCCAGGGCAGGCGAGGCGATGAGGAAGATGGCTAGAAAGCCCAGGAGGCGGAAAGGCAGCATCGGTACCCCGATCGTGAATCACCGCGCCATCATAGCCGCGAAGTTGCAGCCATTTGCTAAACCTTGCGTGACGCTCAAGGGCGCCGCGGGCTCAGGAGGCGCGCCAGTGCCAGCACGAGCACGGCGGCAAGGGTCGGCGCGATGGCAAACCATTGTCCCGCAACCAGCAGCGCACCGGTGCCTGCCCACATGATGGAGGCGAAGGCTTCGCTCAGCGTCGCCGCACGCGACGCCGTCTGGCGGCGGCGGAACATCGAGCGCTTGGCCGTGACGCGGAACCAGAGCTGGATGGCGGTCGCCGACCCGGCCGAAAGCGCCGCGCAGCCGGCGGTGATGAGCGCCAGGGTCGGCGAGGATAGAGCCATAAGGATCAGGAGCGGCGCCAGCACGATGGCGATGACGACCAGCACGGCTTCGATCTTGGCCTGGAGCACGGCACGCGGCGTCACCGGCGCGGTCATTACCAGGTCATGGGCATCCTCGCCGGAAATGGCCAGCCAGGCGAGGCCGCCGGCCAATTGACCTGCCGCCATCACCAGCACCGGCACGACCACGACATAGGCGCCGGCATGGCTGCCATAGTTGAGCCAGAGCAGCAGCGCGGGCGGGGCGAGATAGAGGATCTGCATCAGCGTCTGCGACAGCAGCCAGGGGTCGCGTTGCAGCAGCAGCCATTCCTTGCGCCGCAACGCCTGCCGCTGCGAGCCGAGCCGAAACAGGCGGCGGGTCGGTTTGCGCCGGCCGCGGATATGGTTGAGACCGGCTGTCGAAATGGCATGGAAGCCGTAGCTGCTGGAGGTCGCCACGACCGTCAGCACCAGCGCTGCAAGGCCCAGCGCGATCACGACCAGGGCGGGCAAGGGCTCGCCCGTTGCAGCACGGGCCGGCCACCAGAGGAGGCTACCGACATCCGGCGCCGCCTCGATAACCTCGTTCGACTGAAACAGGCTGAACCGCGAAATGCTGCCGAAATGCAGGATCGCCACCGCCTGCACCCCGATGACGAAACCCGCCCCGACGATGGCGGCAACGATCTGCGAGATGAAGCGCGTCTGCTTGGGGCCGACGAGGCGGAACAGCGCGATGGTCATGCCCAGTGCGATGGCCGTCGCCAGCGCTCCCAGGGCCGCGGCCACGCCATAGGCCGCGAGCCAGTGTGGCCCGTCGAGCAGGACGAGGACGTTGATGAGCGGGCTGGCCAGCAGGGCACTGAGCGCCGTGCTCGACAGCGCCACGGCCGCAGTGCGAACGGCGAATAGCCGGCGCGAAGAGGCGGGCGAGGAGAGGATCAGGTCGAGGTCGGAGCGGGAATAGTAGACCCGGGTCACAGATTCCAGCACCTGCGAAAGCATCACGGTCCAGAACAGCAGGCCGGTGCCGGTCAGCATGACCAGCATCGCCTTGTCGATGGCCGCGCCGCTCGCCACCCAGGGGGAGAGCAGGGCGAAGCTCAGCAGATGCATGCCAATCACGAGGACGGCGAGGAAGATGATAACGCCGACGCGTCGGGCCGGGCGCCCTCCGGTCATCATCGCCATCCATTCGCGCCAGGCGAGCCGCAGCTCGTGACGTGCGAACCAGGCGAGGGTATCGGGCGCCGTGGTCATGCCGCCTGCGTGTCCTTGCCGACGAGGTCGAGGAAGATGTCTTCGAGGCTCGACGTCGCGCCGCTCCGCGCCCGCAGTTCGGCCAGCGTTCCCTCGGCGATAAGGCGGCCCTCGCGGATGACGCCGATGCGTTGGGCCATGCGTTCGGCGACCTCGAGGATATGCGTGGTCATGATCACGGTGACGCCCTGGCGCACCTTGTCGAGCAGCACGTCCTTGACCTGCCGCGCCGACCCGGCATCGAGCCCGGTCAGCGGCTCATCCAGAATGATGAGCCTGGGATCGTGGACCAGCGCGCCGGCCAGGGCCACCTTCTGGAGCATGCCCTTGGAAAAGCTGCCGCAGAGGTCGTTGGCATGCGGACGCAGCCCCAGCCAGTCGATCAGCTCGTTCGCACGCCGTTCGGCCAGCGCGCTTTCGATCTGCCAGAGCCCGGCGACGAATTCGAGGTATTCGAGCGGGGTCAGGCGATCGTAGACCATCGGCTCATCGGAGACCCATGCGGTGATGCGCTTGGCCGCGACCGGATCGCGCCGCGCGTCGATGCCGAAGATGGAAATTTCGCCGGCATCGGGCTGCATGAGTCCAGCCACCATGCGCAGGATCGTGGTCTTGCCGGCCCCGTTCGGGCCGAGCAGCGCATAGAACTCGCCTGCCGCGACAGTCAGCGCGAAATCGGGCACGACGGGGCGGTCGAAGGTCTTGCTGAGACCGGTGATGGCGAGGGCTGGCGCGGTCAATGGAGGCTCCGACTGCAATTGCCCGCCTAGGCTAGGCATAAGCCGTTGCCTTGCGGTGAATCAGCAGCGTTAAGACTCGCTTGCCTTGCTTCGCGGCATTGCCCATGAGACACCGGACAGGGCAGGATGGGAGCGTGGCCGCATGAGCGCCAGGGCCGGATTTATCATGTGTGCCGCGGGCATCGTGCTGATGTGCGCGATGGATGCCGTCGCCAAGACGCTGGGCGCCAGCTTCACCACGTTCCAGGTCGTCTTCCTGCGCTATCTCGGCGCCGCGCTGTGGCTCGCCGTCTGGATCGCGCTGACTGGTGCCTCCTGGCCGCGTCGCGCCGATTGGTGGCCGCAATTGCAGCGGGCGGTGCTGCTGGTGATTACCGCGTCGTTCTTCTTCTTCGCCGTGGCGCGCCTGCCGCTCGCCATCGTCGCCGCCCTCGGCATGACGGCACCGGTCTATGTCACCCTGCTGGGCGGATTGCTGTTCAAGGAACGTCTTGGCCTCAGCGTCTTCGCCGTATTGGCTCTGGGCGCCTGCGGCTCGGCCATCATCGTGCTGGGCGGTGGCCTGCAGCAGGTTGTCGGCAGCACCGGCGAACCGCTCGCCTGGCTCGCGGCGATCCTGGCGCCACTGACCTATGCCTTCACGGTCATTGCCCTCAAGCACCACTCCAAGCGCGAGGAGCCGGCCGCCATGACCCTGGGCCAATCCTTCCTCGCCGCACTCCTCGTGCTGCCGCTGGCCCTGGGTGACTGGCCTGCCTTCGACGCCCGCCTTGCCGGACTTTCCGGCCTTATCGGCTTCCTCGGCGCGGTCGGCTTCCTGCTGCTCGTTCACGGCCTGAAGCGCCTACCAGTCGCGGCCTTCGCTGTCCTTGACTACACCGCCCTCATCTGGGCGGCCGTCTTCGGCTTTGTCTTCTTCCACGAAGTGCCCGGTCCGCAGCTCTGGGTTGGCGGTCCCTTGATCATCGCCGCCTGTATCCTCAACGCCCGGCTTTCGGCGGGCGCTGGCAGTTCGGCGGAGACGGAGGCCGTAGTTGCCGAGATGCCCGAAGGCGAGGCTTCGACCCGGTAGGCTAGTTCTTGCCGAAGACGTGTGCGGAGCCGACGAGGTCGATGGAGACTTCGGTGCCGGGCGGGAACGCGTCTGAGCCGGGGACCCAGGCGACGAAGACGCTGGCGGTTTCCAGCACGAAGTCGTCGCGGCCGGTCTTGGTCGGCACGTGTTCGATCACGGTACGCCAGGCAGCGCCCTCGTAGCGGCGGGAGACGACGCGGCCGCGCGTGCTGGGCGAGGGATCGGCCGGCCTGATGCGGATCTGTTCGGGGCGCAGCATGATCGTCTGCGGCCCGGACTTCGCCGCCACGGCAACCGGGCCGAGCAGCGTATGGGCGATACCATCAGTCACCACGG
The sequence above is a segment of the Paradevosia shaoguanensis genome. Coding sequences within it:
- a CDS encoding sugar O-acetyltransferase; amino-acid sequence: MTNPARSPEGRARFENVQRAVRLSARLSDIGFDDAEGLRSAFCELIGKPVGDRFMLIPPFSTDCGLNITVGSNVFINQGCHFMDMGGITIGDDVMIGPKVNLVSAGHPVAPSERRNGIVAKPIVIGNNVWIGAAATILPGVTIGDNAVIAAGAVVSRDVPADTLAAGVPARVLKHL
- a CDS encoding YciI family protein; this translates as MTEYLVAIHHPDNYDPASEDQAMRDDITALNVEMKTAGIRVFVGGLQPVSTAKSIRARPDGKLLVTDGPYMETKEHIGGFWVLELASLDEALEWGRKAAIACRAPVEVRPFGKA
- the mepA gene encoding penicillin-insensitive murein endopeptidase, translated to MLPFRLLGFLAIFLIASPALAQQPARDLFGAVDHPTEGPSIPVGGYAKGCIAGAVQLPADGPNWQAMRLSRDRRWGTPELVQYIEALAQSSTQDGWRGLLVGDMGQARGGPMKSGHASHQIGLDVDIWLQPMPDHTLSAKERETISAISVLKKGTRQIDPRHFGEAERLLLYRAAQLPGVARIFVAPGIKRSLCETKWRDRSFLQKIRPWYGHDDHFHVRLSCPPGVASCLDQNPAPAGDGCGEELDYWFTDAPYKPSTSPPAPPLTLADLPKACAAVLGAR
- a CDS encoding permease, translating into MTTAPDTLAWFARHELRLAWREWMAMMTGGRPARRVGVIIFLAVLVIGMHLLSFALLSPWVASGAAIDKAMLVMLTGTGLLFWTVMLSQVLESVTRVYYSRSDLDLILSSPASSRRLFAVRTAAVALSSTALSALLASPLINVLVLLDGPHWLAAYGVAAALGALATAIALGMTIALFRLVGPKQTRFISQIVAAIVGAGFVIGVQAVAILHFGSISRFSLFQSNEVIEAAPDVGSLLWWPARAATGEPLPALVVIALGLAALVLTVVATSSSYGFHAISTAGLNHIRGRRKPTRRLFRLGSQRQALRRKEWLLLQRDPWLLSQTLMQILYLAPPALLLWLNYGSHAGAYVVVVPVLVMAAGQLAGGLAWLAISGEDAHDLVMTAPVTPRAVLQAKIEAVLVVIAIVLAPLLILMALSSPTLALITAGCAALSAGSATAIQLWFRVTAKRSMFRRRQTASRAATLSEAFASIMWAGTGALLVAGQWFAIAPTLAAVLVLALARLLSPRRP
- a CDS encoding ABC transporter ATP-binding protein, with product MPSLGGQLQSEPPLTAPALAITGLSKTFDRPVVPDFALTVAAGEFYALLGPNGAGKTTILRMVAGLMQPDAGEISIFGIDARRDPVAAKRITAWVSDEPMVYDRLTPLEYLEFVAGLWQIESALAERRANELIDWLGLRPHANDLCGSFSKGMLQKVALAGALVHDPRLIILDEPLTGLDAGSARQVKDVLLDKVRQGVTVIMTTHILEVAERMAQRIGVIREGRLIAEGTLAELRARSGATSSLEDIFLDLVGKDTQAA
- a CDS encoding DMT family transporter → MSARAGFIMCAAGIVLMCAMDAVAKTLGASFTTFQVVFLRYLGAALWLAVWIALTGASWPRRADWWPQLQRAVLLVITASFFFFAVARLPLAIVAALGMTAPVYVTLLGGLLFKERLGLSVFAVLALGACGSAIIVLGGGLQQVVGSTGEPLAWLAAILAPLTYAFTVIALKHHSKREEPAAMTLGQSFLAALLVLPLALGDWPAFDARLAGLSGLIGFLGAVGFLLLVHGLKRLPVAAFAVLDYTALIWAAVFGFVFFHEVPGPQLWVGGPLIIAACILNARLSAGAGSSAETEAVVAEMPEGEASTR